The nucleotide window CGGTCGCTGCCGCGCCACGGCACCTCGCCGTTGAACGCGAGGGGTGCGTCCGACGCGGCAATCACGACGTTGCCGTAGGCGCGTCCGGCGAGCATCTCCTCCGGACCCGCCACAGCTACGTGCGCGAACACCTCCCGCAGCCCCGCGAGCTCCGCACGCGTCTCCTCCAACCCGGCGCGGTCGCCGACGTTCGCCACGTACAGCCCACCCGGCGTTAGCACCGAACGCACCGCCCGAAAGAACTCCACCGTGGTCAGCGCGCGGGGAGTGTCGGGTCCGGCGAAGACGTCGCGGGTGATTGCGTGCACAGGGGTCGGGGCGTTGGAAGGGGCGTCGATAAGCGAATCGATGAATGCCCGAGCCTCCGCAACCTGAATGGCAACCGGCGGGTCGAATGCCCACCGAACGAGCTCCGCAAGCTCGGCGTCGATCTCCACCGCGACCTGCTCGCCGCCGAAGCGATGAGCGAAATAGCTCGGCAGCGCGCACCCGGCCGCACCGAGATGCACCGCGCCCTCAGGGCGCAGCGCGTGCGACTCCGCAAATCCTGCGATCCAGCGCATGTAGTCGTACTCGAGCACCTCGGGCGCGCCGGGCACGACATACGACGACGGCACGCGGTTGACCTCGAGCACGTATCCGCCGTCGCGCGCCGGGTCCGCGACGATCGATGCCTCGCCAGTGTAAATCGGGTATGTGCCCGCGATGCGCTTCTTCGACGCCCGGGGCTTTCTCACTCGCTCCACGACTGCGTCCGGTGGAAGCAGCAGGCGAGCACCGCACCCGCCGCAATCACCGCGCCGGGCAGCCAGATGGTTGCGCTCATCGCCGCAGCAAAAGGTTCGTGGAGGGTTTCGGGGAGCGGTCCGCTTATCGACGCTCCGCCGCCCACCCGAGCAGCCGCATCCTCGCCCAGCTGGCGTGCCAGTTGGGCAGACATCATCGCGGCGATCGCGGCCGAGCCGATGACGGCGCCGATTTGGCGCATCGTGTTGTACACCGATGAGCCGGAGCCAGCGAGGTGGCGCTCCAGGTTGCGCGTGGCCACCATGGACAGCGGGCCCCACATCATCGAGTTGGCCACGCCGTAGAGCACCGAGATGGCGTACATCCAGCGCGCGTCGACGGCGGGGGTGGTGATCAGCGCCGCCGCACCGATCGAGATGGCGGCCATGGTGAGGCCCGCGATAGCGAACGGCTTCGGGTCGTGAGTATTGGTGAGCCTGCCGATAGCGGGGGAGAGGAAGAACGACACCGCACCCGACGGCAGGATGAGCAGCGCGGCGTGTGTAGGCGTGAACTCCTGGACGGTTTGGACGTAGATCATCCACGGGATCGCGAACGTAGACACCGCGAAGCCGACAGTGGCGATCACCCCGCCGGCGAGAGCGAAGTTGCGGTTGGCGAACAACTCCAGCGGCACGAGCGCGTCCGTCCCGCGGCTCGCCTGCCAGCGCACGAACAGCACCATGGCTACCGCACCGACTGCGAGGAGCGCCCACACGCGCCAATCCCAGCCAAAGTGCTGGGCCTCCTGAATGCCGTAGACCAGGCAGAACATGCCGATTGCGCTGAGTGCCATGCCGGCCCAGTCGAAGCGCCGGTTGGTCTGCTCCAGCTTCGGCACGAAAGTCATTGCCAGGATGAGGCCGACAACGCCGACTGGCACGTTGACCCAGAAGATCCACGGCCAGCCGCCGGCGTCGACAAGCACACCGCCTAGCAGCGGGCCGGTGACGGTGGCGAGGCCGGCGGTCGCGCCCCACACGCCCATCGCGCTGCCGCGCTGCTTCGGTGTGAAAGTGCGGATCATCACCGACATTGTCTGCGGGGTGACCAGCGCCCCGCCGAGGCCTTGGAACGCGCGGGCGGTGATCAGTGCGGCGGCTGAGCTAGCCAGCCCGCAGGCGAGCGAAGATGCGGTGAAGAGCGCGAGGCCGATGAGGTAGATCGTGCGCGGCCCGAATCGGTCCCCGAGGCGGCCAGTGATCAAAAGCGGCACCGCGTACGCCAAAAGGTACGCGCTATTGACCCAGATGACCTCGTTATACGTCGCGTCCAGGCCTGACGAGATCGCGGGGATTGCCACCGAGACGATGGTCGAATCCACCAGGATCATGAAAAACCCCAGCATCATCGACCACAGAGCGGGCCACGGTGATGCGGATGTGGCCGTTGCAGGGGTCGTCGACAAGCGAAAAGCTCCTAGAAAGGCAACATCTGCTGGACCTGAGGCGGCAGCAGCGGGCGCACGGTGGGCAACGCGACGGTGGCGACACCGCCAAGCACCGCGAGGATGCTCAGCACGATTACCGCGGTGGTTGCGGAATCGTTCGACTCAGAGGACAGGGTCATTCGCTGCGGCTTCTGCTCGACCAGAGAGTCCTCGGCCTGGGTCTCCGGGATGACCTGCGCGGCCGGGCGCTCCGTGACGGAGAGAGTCTCATCCGCAGGCAGCGCCGCAGAGTTGATGCCGAAGAACTTGTCCAAGCCCTTCACGTTGAACTGGGTGGACATGTAGCGGGCGTGGGTGTCGGTGTTCCATTGCGAGACCACGATGTCCATGTCCGCGATCGTCGAGCCTGGCACGATGTAGCCACCATACGGCTGGGAGAAATTGCCCGGGGTCTGCGCGTTGGACCAGGGGCCGTGCTTGGCCACCGTCGCCACCGGGACGTTCGCCCAATCCTGCGCGAGGGTGTCGGAGATGCGGACCTCGATTGCCAAGGTCGCCTCGTTGAACATCACCAGTACCCACTTGCCCTGGATGTAGCGCAGGTTCATTTCGCCGGCCTCGATGTTCGAGCCGCTAAGGATCGGTGCGCCCGAGTCGCCCCACTTACCCGAAGCCGGGTCGAAGAGCTGCCACTTCGAGCGGTCCGCGATGTCCTGCTCGCGGAAGCGCGACAGGTACACCGGGTCGTCGCGCTTAAACTGCGTGGACACGACGTAGATGTAGCCGTCTGGGCCCTTCTCCCAGGAGATGAGGTTGCCCATGCCGCTCATGTAGTCGGCGGAGGTGGTGCCGATCGAGCTCCACGACTTGCCGCCGTCGGTGGACTTGAAGATCTCGGTGTCGCGCACGTTGCCGATGCCGTGGTTCCACATCGCTTGCATGTACAGCGTGCCGTCGAGGTTGATCACGTCGGACGGAATCAGCGTGAGCTCATCCTCGTGCAGGTACCCGACGGTCTGCTCGACGCGCTCGCCGCGGTTGAGCGGGCGGATGATCTCGATGAAGCCATCTTCGTTCATGCGCGCGACGACGCCGACCGGGCTCATCCAGTCACCCTCGCCGAAGCGCTGGCCGCTGAAAGAGTCGCCGAAGATCATCGCGAACTCGCCGCCACCCAGCGGAGCCATCGTGCCCAGGTCAGTCGCTCCGAGGCCGACGTGGCGCGAGTGCTTGCCGGCAACATCGTCCATGATCTGCACCACGGTGCCGTCGGGCATGGTGTACGGCTGCGACGCTTGCTTCTGCGGCGGGGCGGAGTTGTCCACCGTTGGGCCGGAGGAGCTAGACAGTTCCGAACTCAAACCGGAGCTGGAGCTTGACTGCGCGAGCGCGTCGGGCACCACCGTTGCCGTAAGGATGAGTGCGGATGCGGTGGCGGCGCTCACGGCACCGGTAAGGCGGGGAAGGGGAGTGCGAGACATCGCGATAGCTACCTTTGGCTTGCGGGGCAAAACATCTCGAATGTAGCAAAAATGCGGCCCGCCCAGTAGGGCGAACCGCGTTTCACAGGTTGCGGGGGAGGCGGGTTACACGCCTGCGTCCTCGTGCGGGTCGTTGTCCGCGTCGTCCTTAGTCTCGTGGCGAGTCCCCGGCTCGTGCTCCGGCGGAGCGTAGATCGAGTACAGCTTCGCCGGCTTCTCGGACTCGTTGACAAAGTTGTGCCACTTGCCGGCCGGGACGAACGCCGCCCAGTCAGCGCCGACAACCTGGTCGACCTCGAGATCATCCTCGCTCGCGCCGATCATTGCGCGCAGCTCGCCCTCTTCGAGGCGCAGGAACTGGTCGTGGTCGTCGTGAATCTCGGCGCCGATCTCGCCGCCCGGCTGGATGGTCATCACCGTCAGCTGCAGGTTCTTGCCGGTCCACAAGGTGTCGCGGAAGGCCTCGTTGTCCAGCGTCGCCTTTTCAATATCCACCACGTATGGGTTCGGGCCGTGGTCGTTGCTCATAATCGCTCCTTCGCTCACCGGTTAGGTACAACTCCCACCGTAGCGAAGCTTTTCGCTTAACGACGGTGGCGCCCACCCCCTTCACGTTCTCGCTGCTTCCGCCGCAGCCTTACCTTTTCAACCTCGGAGAGGTTGGGGTCATCCAAGTCGATGAAGAACTCCTCGTCGTCTTGGTTTTCGGGCGCATGATCTGGCTCCAGCTCGAGTTCTGGCTCGGGTTCTGGCTCGGGTTCTGGCGCCAGCTTCGGAACAGATGCGGAAGCAAGGAGCGACTCCACCGAGAACTCCTGCGAGAAGTCTACTTGGGGCACGAACTCAGGTTCTGGGACCAGCTCTGTTTCGGGGGTGAACTCAATCTCGGGCTCGTCATCAGGCTCAGGTTCGGGCACGGCTTCCGTCTGCGAGGGCGATTCCGGTGCCGGTTCCTGCACCGCTTCCTCTGGCACAACATCTTTCGGCGCAGTGTCTTTCGGCGCAGTGTCTTCCGGCGCAGTGTCTTCCGGCGCCGAGTTTGTTCGCTCGACCGGCTCTGGGTGCTGCGGCTCCAGCACCGGTTGCGATACCGGTTGCGGCTGAGGCTGAGGCTTTGCAACCTGCACACTCTCGAACTCCTCTGTCGTAGGAGCAACGCTGTCCGGACGCTCAATCCCAGCGAGGGAGACGTACCGTGCAGTGTGCTTCGGGTGGAGGTAATCGCCAGGATCCGCAACGTGGTCACGCTCCACGCTGACACCCCAGGTGTTGTCGGGGAACTCGATGAGTGACCACGGCTTTGCCAAACGCACGTCGGGTACTTTCAGCTGCTGCACCGGATATGCCGGGTTGTCCTCACTCGGCTCAGCTACATCGAGTGCCGCCATGCCCTGCAGTAGCACGGCGCGCGCGTATAACTGCGGAACCTGGGAATCAGTGTGGGTGGCCTGCATGTAGGAGATGAGTTGTGTCGCCTCGTCCCCGCGGATCGCGCCCAGCAGTTTCGGTCCCAAGGTGATTGCAACCAGACTGCCGATGTGGTGGAGGGCTACCAGCCATTGGCCTGGCGAGCGGGCCGTGATTTCTTCTCGGGTGTATTCCCCCATCGAGGTGTCAACGACCAGCATTTCGCCCGAAGGCAGTGTCAGGGTGTCGTCCGGCGCGTCGTTACGCGGCACGGCGAGCAATGGGGGAGGCAGCAGCACGCGAACCGCGAACTGGCCTGCGGCCTCATCCCACGCAACAGTTGCGCTGGTTTTCGGCATCAGTAGTGACGCATCGACGCGCCGCATATCGGTGAAGCGCTCTCGATAGTAGGGATCAATCTCGCCGATCACTCGGCCTTGCGCGGTCTCCTGATCGTCGATACTCGCCCCGAGCAGACGCACCCGCCACGAGCCACTGAGCGGGTTGGGTTGAAGCAAAACCTCTTCATGCGCCATGCCAGCCATGCCGGCGAAGTCGTTGAACAGTGGTGCTTGTACGACGTTGTCAACCGGCAGCTCAACGCCTTCTCCCCAGGTCGCAGGCGCCAAAGGGTAAATCCTCGGACCCATGGTGCCTCCTTCAGCGAATCTCATCCCGCCCCGACCCACTCAGGTTCTTCATCATACGGCAGAGCCGAGACTAGGCAGTGCTTGCAGCCTCCCGGCCCGGAGCCGACTCGTCCCGTTCAGGCATGAACTTTTTCGCCAGTTGCACGATCGCGAGCACGATGAACCCGGTGATCAGGCCAAACACCAGCGAGACGCCGGTGTCAACGAGCCAACCGGAGAATCCACCGCCGACGGTTTCGGATAGACGCTCGATGAGGTCGTGTGGCCAGTGCCAGCCCACCACCTCGTGGAGACCCCGCACGATGAGGTGGCCGCCAACCCAGAGCATGGCGATGGTGCCGATGATGCCGATGGCGCTGAGCACGTACGGCATGCCCTTAACCAACGCGCGTCCTGTCTTGGGGGCGTTGCCGCGGCGAATCATGCCGTGGCCGATGTCATCAACCTTGACCAGAAGCGCAACCGCGCCGTAGACAGCGAGGGTGATGAAGATGCCCACCGCGACCAAAACTGCGGCCTGCATCCAAATCGATTCGTTCGCGATCTCATCGAGCGCGATAATCATGATCTCCGCGCTCAGGATGAGGTCGGTGGTGATCGCGCTCTTCACCAACGTGTCTTCGTCTTGCGGGGTCTTGTTGACGGCCCGCTCTTCCTCAGCATGCTTATCTGCGGCAAGCTTGTGCGCGATCTTTTCCGCACCCTCGAAACAGAGGTAGGTACCGCCGGCCATGAGCAGGGGAGTGAGTGCCCACGGCGCGAAAGCGTTCAGCAACAGCGCGATCGGCAGGATGATCACGAGCTTGTTGCGCAGCGAACCCTTTGTGATCTTCCAGATCATCGGCAGCTCGCGAGCCGGGGTGACATCGGAAACATACTGCGGGGTCACCGCGGCATCGTCGATGACAACGCCAGCAGCCTTGGCAGATGTTTTCGCTGAAAGAGCTGCGACATCGTCGACTGAAGATGCTGCAGTGCGTGCGATCAGCGCGACGTCGTCAAGCAAGGCGAGCAAGCCACCGGCCATGGGCGGGTCCTTTCAGTAGGCGTAAGATGCGAGTGCACAGCCTACCGTGACTTACTTCGACTTGTTCTCTACCGGCTCGTACTTCACACGGGTTCGATTGCGCTCAGCGTCCGGGTCCGGGATTGGGATCGCCGACAGCAGCGCTTGGGTATACGGGTGCTGCGGGTTGTCGAATACAGCGTCCGACTCACCAAACTCGACAAAGTCGCCTTTGTACATCACCGCGACGCGATCGGAGAGGTGGCGCACCACCGACAAATCGTGAGCGACAAACAAGTACGACAGCCCGAGCTCGCGCTTGAGTGACTCAAGCAAATTGATCACGCCCGCCTGAATGGAGACGTCGAGTGCCGAAACAGGCTCATCAAGCACGATCACGGCCGGGTTGGTAGCCAGTGCCCGGGCAAGGCCGATGCGCTGTCGCTGGCCACCGGAAAAATGGCCAGGAAAGCGGTCAATCTGAGACTCGTCGAGTCCTACAGTGCGCATGAGCTCAGTAACCCGTGCATCCTTGTCACCTTCGTACCCAAGCGCATCGAGTGGCTCGCGAATGATCTCTTTCACCGTCATGCGAGGGTTGAGCGAACTCATTGGGTCTTGGAACACCATCTGGATGTTGCGGCGTGCCTTCTGCCGCGTAGCGGTGGTGAACTTCGACGCGTCCTCACCGCAGATCACAATGCGGCTGTCTGGTGCCGGGTCAAGGTTCATAATCTCCAGCAACGTGGTGGTTTTGCCGGACCCTGATTCGCCGACAATTGCCATGCACTCGCCAGCGCGTAAGTCGAACGAAACATCCTTCACTGCATGCACAGTGCCCACCCGCCGCTTCACCAGCGAGCCCTTGGTCAAGGGGAACTCCTTGTTCAAGTTCTCCACTTCGAGCGTGACCTCGCGTTGGTCGCGGGGGACACCGGCAAGCGAGTCGTCGGGAAGCTTCGGCGTGGGGTAAAGCGGCTTGCCGTTGAGCTTGCCGTCGTGGATTTCAGCGTGCCGGATGCAAGCGACTTCATGTGGCACGTGGCCACTGAGCGGGACCATCGGTGGTTCGCCGTCCAAACACTGCTCGATGGCGATGGGGCAGCGGGGCGCGAATTGACACCTGTGCTGCATGTTCACCAGTTTCGGTGGGGTGCCCTCAATGTAAGTTAGGGGCTCAGTTGACGGTTGATCCACACGAGGGGTCGAGCCGAGCAGACCAATCGAGTAGGGCATCTGCGGCTGGTGGAAAAGAGTATGCACATCAGTCTTTTCCACAGGCCGCCCACCATACATCACCAGTACATCATCGGCAGTCCCAGCGACGACGCCCATATCGTGCGTGATCATGATGCACGCGGCGCCAGTTTCGCGCTGAGCGACCTTGATCACGTCGAGGATCTGCGCCTGGATAGTGACATCGAGCGCAGTGGTGGGTTCGTCGGCAATGAGCACTTTCGGGTTGTTCGCGATTGCAATCGCAATGACAACTCGTTGGCGCATACCCCCGGAGAATTCGTGGGGGAACGACTTCAAGCGCTTTTGCGGTTCGGGGATACCAACGAGGTCGAGTAGCTCCGCCGCCCGGTTTAGTGCCGCCTTCTTTGAGATGTTGTTGTGTGCTTGGAGGGCTTCGACAAGTTGCGTGCCGATGTCGTATACCGGCGTGAGTGCTGAAAGCGGATCCTGGAAGATCATGCCGATCTCATTGCCGCGGATCTTGGACATCTGCCTGTCCGTTTTGGTCAGCAACTCCTCGCCGCCGTACATCACAGAGCCGGTGACCTTTGCATACTCAGGAAGTAAACCCATGATTGCCATCGAGGTCACGGACTTGCCTGAACCGGATTCACCCACGATGCCTAGAGTGCGGCCGCGGTAGAGATCAAAGTCAACGCCGCGTACCGCTGAGACCACACCTGCTTCTGACGGAAATGACACGTTGAGGTCGCGGACTGAGAGCACGACCTCGCTTGACGGGTCGGCGTTTGGCTTGTATCACCCGTTTTTCAAGATTAAAGTTCAGTCACATTCGGGCAAGAGCCAATGGAATGCCAAGCGACCGCCCACCGCAGGCACATGCTTCTGCTGGGACGGTCGAAGAAAACGTTTAAATAAGCCGCGCGGGCGCACCCCGCTGAAGCCAACAGCCCGCCGGCGCCAGCCCGGCGCTAGCCCACCGGCGCGAGCTCGACCTCCTCGGCCCAAGTCAGCTCGATGCCCAGGGCACGAAGCCACTCCATCGCGTCGTCGCCGTGGCGGGTGATGCCCTCGACGGCGTTCAGCGTGGCGTCGATAGCCTTTTCTGCTTCTTCCGCCGTGATCAAACCGGCCGATGTCGCCGCGGCAAGCTCGTCGATGTCCAGCACGTCAATCGGGTTGCCGGTGTTGGACACCAGGTCGACGTACAGGTCGCGGGTGGTCCACACGTCGCCCTCAACGTCGATGTCAGCAATGTCGAAATAGAAGTCCTGCTCCATTTGCACGCCTTCGCGGAAGTGGAAGATGTTCGCGCGCAGGCCCAACGTCGGCAGCAGCCAACTCTCTAAGTAGCCGAACCGCGGGTGGTTCGCACCGCGTGCCATGTACAGCCCGAACTCCGTCACCCGGAAAGTATCAACCTCGCGCAAGAAGCCCTTCGGGTCGATGTTGGTCTTCGACGTCGTGTCGAACGTCTCCTGCTTCACGGGGTGAAGATCGGCGTTCATGTGCTCCTCATTCGTGGTGTGCATGGTTACCTCACGGAGAATGTTGCGACGGTCGGGGCGAAGTTACAGACGTTATCGGTGGTGCGGACACCGCCGTTAACCACCGCGAGCACCTGCCCGTGGCCAGTGTTCGCGGTACCGGACAAGGTTGCCGGTCCTGAAGGATTTATCAGATTGTTATCAAGTGACGTTACACCGGTGCTGAACGTGTTCAGGTTTATCCAGTACACCTGCATCAAACCTTGCTGCTCGGCGGCGGCAGACGTGCCCAAGGCCGTAAATACAAACGTGGTCTGACCAGGCACGGCGCCGGGTGCCGGAGTCCGGGTGGGCCCTGGAATCGCGATCGCTGAGGCAGTAGAGTGCAGGCCAGGTCCGATGCAATTGCTCGACACGGTCGGCCAGAGGAATTGGGTGAACGGGGGAGCGTCGTCCGGAAGCGGGGGTCCGCCAATCTCGCCGGTGCCGGCGTAGAAGCTCACTGCGGTTCGCAACGCGTTGGCCGCGGGTTCAGGCACAAGCGGACTGTCGGCGAACTCGTGCACGCGGGCAACGGTGTAGTCCGTCGGTCGCCCGAGGCCGTCGATGTACTGGGAGGACTGGGCATGAGCCGCTGGGAGGGTCACGGAAGTCGCGCCCGCACAGAGGGCGGTTGCCAGCGCCGCGGCGCGCGCGAGTGATCGGGAAAAGCGCACAGCTCTCCTTACAAACACCTACAGTAACTCCCGTAACAATAGTCACTATATTCCCAACGTCAAGGCGAACTCAGGAAAAAGAGCTTTCGCTTATCGACGCCTCGTTGCCACGCCTCGCAAGCCATTCAGCGCTTGGACCCCTCGCGCGGTAGTGTTTAACCGTTAATTCCGCCTATATATAAGGAGTAGCGGCTCAGTGACGCACCCTGAATTCCGCAATGTTGCCATCGTCGCCCACGTCGACCACGGCAAGACCACGTTGGTCAACGCCATGCTGGAGCAGTCCGGCGTGTTCGGCGACCACGGCGAGCACGGCGACCGCGTGATGGACTCCGGCGAGCTCGAATCCGAGCGCGGCATCACCATCCTGGCGAAGAACACGGCGATCCGACGCCAAGGTGCCGGCAAAGACGGCCGCGATCTGGTCATCAACGTCATCGACACCCCGGGCCACGCCGACTTCGGTGGCGAGGTCGAGCGCGGCCTGTCCATGGTCGACGGCGTCGTGCTCCTCATCGATGCCTCTGAGGGTCCGCTGCCACAGACCCGCTTCGTCCTGGGCAAGGCGCTCGAAGCGAAGAAGCCCGTGATCATCTGCGTGAACAAGACCGACCGCCCGGACGCACGCATTGACGAGGTCGTCGAAGAGGCGCAGGACCTCCTCCTCGAGCTCGGCGCAAGCCTCGAAGACCCGGAGGCCGCCGAGGCCGCCGAAAACCTGCTCGAGCTGCCCGTCCTCTACACCTCCGGCCGTGCCGGCCGCGCGTCCCTGGAGAACCCGGGCAACGGTGAGCTGCCGGACAACGAGGATCTGCAGCCGCTTTTCGACGTCATCTACGACGTGCTCCCGGAGCCTTCCGCCGACATCGACGCGCCGTTCCAGGCGCAGGTGACCAACCTGGACTCGTCTTCGTTCCTCGGCCGTATCGCGCTGATCCGCGTCTACCGCGGCTCGGTGAAGAAGGGCCAGACGGTCGCGTGGGTGCACTACGACGCAGACGACGAACAGCACATTAAAAACGTCAAGATCGCCGAGCTCCTTGTCACCGAGGGCCTCGACCGTGTGCCGGCGACCGGCGAAGTCGTCGCAGGTGACATCGCCGCCGTCTCGGGCATCGACGAGATCATGATCGGCGACACCCTCTGCGACCCGGAGAACGTCGAGCCGCTGGAGCGCATCAAGATCGACGACCCGGCGATCTCCATGACCATCGGCGTGAACACCTCGCCGATGGCGGGCCGCAACGGCGGCGACAAGCTCACCGCCCGCATGGTTAAGGCCCGCCTGGACCAGGAGCTGATCGGTAACGTTTCCATCAGGGTGCTGCCGACTGAGCGCCCCGACGCCTGGGAAGTCCAGGGCCGTGGCGAGATGGCGCTCACCGTGCTCATTGAGACGATGCGTCGTGAAGGCTTCGAGCTCACCGTGGGCAAGCCGCAGGTGGTGACCAAGGAGATCGACGGCAAGGTGTACGAGCCGTACGACCACGTCGTCATCGATGTGCCTTCCGAGCACCAGGGTGCCGTCACCCAGCTCATGGCCAACCGTAAGGGCAACATGACCTCGATGGGTAACACCGGCTCCGGCGACTGGGTGCGCATGGAGTTCGACATTCCGTCGCGCGGCCTCATCGGGTTCCGTACGACCTTCCTCACCGAGACCCGCGGTGCTGGCATCGCCAACTCGTACTCCATCGAGCACCGTCCGTGGGCCGGCGAGATCAAGGGCCGCCCGACCGGCTCGCTCGTGGCCGACCGTTCCGGCCAGGTCACCGCGTACGCGCTGCAGCAGCTCGCGGACCGCGGCGACTTCTTCGTCGAGCCGGGAGCAGAAACCTACGAGGGCATGGTCGTCGGCGCGAACTCGCGCGATGAGGACATGGACATCAACATCACCAAGGAAAAGAAGCTGACCAACATGCGTTCCGCCACCGCGGACGCGACGGTCACACTGCAGAAGGCGCGCACTCTCTCGCTCGACGAGGCCATCGAGTTCTGCGACGACGACGAGTGCGTCGAGGTCGCCCCCGAGGCAATGCGCGTGCGCAAGATCATCCTCAACGCCACCGAGCGTGGCCGCGCCCGCTCCCGCGCAAAGCAGCTCAACAAGTAGCTGCTCGCGCACCTGCAACCGGGCACGCAACCCACGCGAGCGCTGCGTGGGGAGGGAAGCTGGCGTGGATTACAATTCCCGTCGATGACTCGCTTCACACACCCCGCGCGCAAAGGCTCGGCGCGGACGCGTCACCCGCGCACGCGCCTCGCGGCCACTGCGACCACTGCGACCGCTGCGCTCACCGCGCTCGCCGGACTGACCGTGGCCACCGCGCTTACGGCCCTCTCCGGGTGCGCGGCGGATCCCGCGCCGCCCCCTTTGGTTACTGAAGAGGAAGCCGAGAAGGAGCTCGAGCGACTGGCGGAAACGACGGAAAGCGCGACGTCGACAAGCGAACGCCCCGCTCGAGTGGAGGTGAGCGTCGGAGTCGACCCGGTGCGCGCCGGCTTCAACCCGCACCTAGCCGCGGACGAGCAGGCCACGGTCCGCTCGATCGCTGACCTGGTGCTGCCCAGCGCCTTCGTCGACGGCGAGCGCAACCCCGATCTGCTGCTCGCCGCGACCCGCCTGCCCAGCTCGTCCAAAGCCGCGACCGTGCGCTACGTCATCGACCCCGAAGCACAGTGGTCCGACGGCACCCCGATCAGCGGCGCCGACTTCATCTACCTCTGGCGCGCGATGCGCACGACACCCGGCACCATCAACGCCTACGGCTACGACGCCATCGCCGACATCCGCGTCTCCGGCCCCAGCGGCAAGACCGTCGACGTCGATTTCCGCACGCCGATCCGCGACATCCGCGGCCTGTTCACACACCTGCTGCCGTCGCACCTGCTCGCCGCTGACGCCTCCGACTTCGCCACCGCGCTGCACGATTCCATCCCCGCGTCCGCGGGCCGCTTCCTGTTCTCCGGCGTCGACCGCGGCCGCGGCACCATTACGCTGAACCGCAACGACCGCTTTTGGGGGCCGGCGCCTGCGCGCATCGACATCCTCAACCTGCAGCCCGCGCGCACCACCACGCAGACCGCGGACCAGCTACGCAGCGGCCAAATCGCGTTCGTGGACATGGCGCCCGATGAAACCACGCACCGCGTCCTCGAACTCGTACCCGACACGCAGGTCCTCACCACCGACGGCCCGCGCACCCTCGGGGTCACCCTCACCGCGGGCGTCACTTTTGAGGCTCGGCAGGAGCTTGCTTCGCTTATCGACGCCCCCTTGCTCGCGTCCATCGCCACCAACCGCTCCACCGATCTGGCGCTTCCCTCCGCGGTAACCCCCGCCGGTGCTGCTCCAGCTGGCGCCGCTCCAGCTGCGCTCCCCTCAGACGCGTCCACTTCAGGCGCGTCCACTTCAGGCGCGTCCACCTCCAGTGAACCCACCTCTAGCGAGAGCGGAATCGCTGGGGGAGCGCTCGAGGCGTACATCGCAAAACAAGGTGCCCTGCGCGTCGCTGCTGACGCTGCCGACCCAGCAGCGGCCGCCGCCGGGAAGACCTTCGTCGACCAACTCAATGCAGCGGGTATCGAGGCGAAGTTCGTCGGCACCGACAACAACACCATCATGGGTAAATTGCTCCCGGCCGGCGCCATCGACGCAGTCTTTGGGTGGCGAGTATCCGATGCCGCCCTCGCCGCCAGCAAAGCGACCAACGCGACCAACGCGACCAGCGCGACCAACCCCAACGACACCTCGAGCTCCACCAGCACGAGTAGGGTCGCGAGCCCCGCCAACCCCGAGAGCATCAC belongs to Corynebacterium glaucum and includes:
- a CDS encoding DUF4185 domain-containing protein, coding for MSRTPLPRLTGAVSAATASALILTATVVPDALAQSSSSSGLSSELSSSSGPTVDNSAPPQKQASQPYTMPDGTVVQIMDDVAGKHSRHVGLGATDLGTMAPLGGGEFAMIFGDSFSGQRFGEGDWMSPVGVVARMNEDGFIEIIRPLNRGERVEQTVGYLHEDELTLIPSDVINLDGTLYMQAMWNHGIGNVRDTEIFKSTDGGKSWSSIGTTSADYMSGMGNLISWEKGPDGYIYVVSTQFKRDDPVYLSRFREQDIADRSKWQLFDPASGKWGDSGAPILSGSNIEAGEMNLRYIQGKWVLVMFNEATLAIEVRISDTLAQDWANVPVATVAKHGPWSNAQTPGNFSQPYGGYIVPGSTIADMDIVVSQWNTDTHARYMSTQFNVKGLDKFFGINSAALPADETLSVTERPAAQVIPETQAEDSLVEQKPQRMTLSSESNDSATTAVIVLSILAVLGGVATVALPTVRPLLPPQVQQMLPF
- a CDS encoding cupin domain-containing protein, with translation MSNDHGPNPYVVDIEKATLDNEAFRDTLWTGKNLQLTVMTIQPGGEIGAEIHDDHDQFLRLEEGELRAMIGASEDDLEVDQVVGADWAAFVPAGKWHNFVNESEKPAKLYSIYAPPEHEPGTRHETKDDADNDPHEDAGV
- a CDS encoding DHA2 family efflux MFS transporter permease subunit codes for the protein MSTTPATATSASPWPALWSMMLGFFMILVDSTIVSVAIPAISSGLDATYNEVIWVNSAYLLAYAVPLLITGRLGDRFGPRTIYLIGLALFTASSLACGLASSAAALITARAFQGLGGALVTPQTMSVMIRTFTPKQRGSAMGVWGATAGLATVTGPLLGGVLVDAGGWPWIFWVNVPVGVVGLILAMTFVPKLEQTNRRFDWAGMALSAIGMFCLVYGIQEAQHFGWDWRVWALLAVGAVAMVLFVRWQASRGTDALVPLELFANRNFALAGGVIATVGFAVSTFAIPWMIYVQTVQEFTPTHAALLILPSGAVSFFLSPAIGRLTNTHDPKPFAIAGLTMAAISIGAAALITTPAVDARWMYAISVLYGVANSMMWGPLSMVATRNLERHLAGSGSSVYNTMRQIGAVIGSAAIAAMMSAQLARQLGEDAAARVGGGASISGPLPETLHEPFAAAMSATIWLPGAVIAAGAVLACCFHRTQSWSE
- a CDS encoding spermidine synthase; its protein translation is MRKPRASKKRIAGTYPIYTGEASIVADPARDGGYVLEVNRVPSSYVVPGAPEVLEYDYMRWIAGFAESHALRPEGAVHLGAAGCALPSYFAHRFGGEQVAVEIDAELAELVRWAFDPPVAIQVAEARAFIDSLIDAPSNAPTPVHAITRDVFAGPDTPRALTTVEFFRAVRSVLTPGGLYVANVGDRAGLEETRAELAGLREVFAHVAVAGPEEMLAGRAYGNVVIAASDAPLAFNGEVPWRGSDRDGAWMADRIAGAAPRHD
- a CDS encoding DUF808 domain-containing protein, translated to MAGGLLALLDDVALIARTAASSVDDVAALSAKTSAKAAGVVIDDAAVTPQYVSDVTPARELPMIWKITKGSLRNKLVIILPIALLLNAFAPWALTPLLMAGGTYLCFEGAEKIAHKLAADKHAEEERAVNKTPQDEDTLVKSAITTDLILSAEIMIIALDEIANESIWMQAAVLVAVGIFITLAVYGAVALLVKVDDIGHGMIRRGNAPKTGRALVKGMPYVLSAIGIIGTIAMLWVGGHLIVRGLHEVVGWHWPHDLIERLSETVGGGFSGWLVDTGVSLVFGLITGFIVLAIVQLAKKFMPERDESAPGREAASTA